A stretch of the Bacillus sp. FJAT-18017 genome encodes the following:
- a CDS encoding alpha/beta hydrolase, producing MLKLFAVKPDFVIRESGIDSVEEVTLGGVSQSILIQAENPENPVLLFLHGGPSMPIPGIASRGKDYTVATNTKELVKHFVLVFWDQRGTGKSYHPNLSEDSFTIRQYVSDATELTDLLRSRFNKHKIFLAGHSWGSVIGLHLASEHPEKFHAYVGISQIISWNENDRLALKWAKEQARIRGNKKAINELESVGEPPFLDSYEQWSLLRKWLTRFNSMVYSDEQIKHPGLLKSSKELFQSKDYKLKDVYNTFVKGFQLVYNKKMILIRDLSSFNFKNSIKKLDLPVTFLHGEKDFHVNVLPVLNFYENIGSSFPKDLYYLPKSSHLFHPDDTKLIEGHLINQLKYVNV from the coding sequence GTGTTGAAGTTATTTGCGGTAAAACCGGATTTTGTAATACGAGAAAGCGGTATTGATTCAGTTGAGGAAGTAACGCTTGGCGGCGTGTCCCAATCCATCTTAATCCAGGCAGAGAATCCTGAGAATCCTGTTCTTTTGTTCCTCCACGGAGGCCCTTCGATGCCGATTCCGGGAATTGCATCTAGAGGGAAAGATTATACAGTTGCAACCAATACAAAGGAATTGGTGAAACACTTTGTTTTGGTCTTCTGGGATCAAAGAGGGACAGGGAAATCATACCATCCCAACTTGTCCGAGGACTCGTTTACCATTCGGCAATACGTTTCGGATGCAACTGAACTGACCGATTTACTCAGGAGCCGTTTTAACAAACATAAAATCTTTCTTGCCGGTCATTCTTGGGGCAGTGTTATCGGACTGCATTTGGCGAGTGAACATCCTGAAAAGTTCCACGCTTATGTGGGCATTTCCCAAATCATTAGTTGGAATGAAAACGATCGATTGGCTTTAAAGTGGGCGAAAGAACAGGCAAGAATAAGGGGAAACAAAAAAGCAATAAATGAGTTGGAATCTGTCGGAGAACCGCCTTTTTTAGACAGCTATGAACAATGGAGCCTTTTAAGAAAATGGCTGACTAGATTTAATAGTATGGTTTATTCAGATGAACAAATCAAACACCCCGGTTTACTGAAATCGTCAAAGGAATTATTTCAGTCGAAGGATTATAAACTAAAAGATGTCTATAACACATTTGTTAAAGGATTTCAGCTTGTGTACAACAAAAAGATGATATTGATTCGTGATCTATCCAGTTTTAATTTCAAGAATTCAATTAAGAAACTTGACCTTCCAGTCACGTTCCTGCATGGAGAAAAGGATTTTCATGTCAACGTACTCCCAGTCCTCAACTTCTATGAAAATATAGGCTCTTCATTTCCAAAAGACCTTTATTACCTTCCAAAAAGCTCACATCTTTTCCACCCAGATGACACCAAACTTATAGAGGGCCACCTTATTAATCAATTAAAATATGTAAATGTATAA
- a CDS encoding LysR substrate-binding domain-containing protein gives MNKFTLQELKVEPFLCFSEGCGYRTRLEAWYKDQNITPQKVMEFGTFETILRVSPWDSAFHPFQSQPSPIWNKADLYNAIHFPINTVRLKLFLS, from the coding sequence ATGAACAAATTCACACTGCAGGAATTGAAAGTGGAACCGTTCTTATGCTTTAGCGAAGGCTGTGGTTATCGAACACGGCTTGAAGCTTGGTATAAAGATCAAAACATCACACCGCAAAAAGTGATGGAATTCGGTACATTCGAAACAATCCTGCGAGTGTCGCCATGGGACTCGGCATTTCATCCCTTCCAAAGTCAGCCGTCACCCATATGGAACAAAGCGGACTTATACAATGCCATACACTTCCCGATTAATACAGTAAGATTAAAACTGTTTTTATCATAA
- a CDS encoding NEW3 domain-containing protein gives MKKFLSVLLSLLLIITLIPFSNSSAKANEPDVDLWNVVKPLGTTVTFVNTGAHPDDERSDLLAYLSRGLGVKTASLIANRGEGGQNEIGPELDNGLGIIRSREMIEAAKITGVKAYHLSETTSDEIYDFGFSKSPDETLEKWGEEVTYERLIRFIRTYQPDIVMPSFLNVDTQHGHHRLINILSEKAFKDAADPTIFPNQLKEGLNVWQVKKYYLPVSKDEATTSIEIGMYDPIYQMSYPQLGEASRYMHKSQGMGNDIPVAPRQAHLKLTQTAVDTNGSNDLFAGIPYNFTEWANVLPKNANDLKVQFTKLQNDLDSIIDAYPSREAVFTKTQKALKDVERLLAKTEEKNIDEALKNDLLHKLSLKSEQLQEASFVASSLDVEAVAKENILTKGQTTTVTVTLTNNGSQTLKNAAAELVVPEGWTVSGESSNLKLSAGESGTVSFEVTVPDNADFYHAYVDPAIQAKVSFEEKGAKTTQIKQLEGTVAVLPDVGLTLSPEDIVVNTANVQKEVPVSVKVKNFRSGAATANVSLTVPEGWGVSPSSVAVDFSKKLEEKEVKFTLIPPADIEDGKFEIDAAAEVNGKTFDATVQEINYDHIGTFYYLYGAKVNGVAFELLTDPNLKIGYIDSGFDMVADYLANTGLNITKLTEADLASADLSQYDTIVTGIRAYLSRPDLQANNERLKEYVANGGHLVVQYHKPGDGWNKDTTAPYPLTIGNPSIKWRVTDENAAVNVLKPESPLFNYPNKIGDSDWAGWVQERGLYYPMAWAPEYETFVSMQDPGEAPFDGGILMAKYGEGTYLYTNLVFYRQIQGQVPGGYRIFTNLISYSGQE, from the coding sequence ATGAAAAAGTTTTTGAGTGTACTGCTTTCACTTCTATTGATTATTACGTTAATTCCTTTTTCGAACAGCTCTGCCAAGGCGAATGAGCCGGATGTTGATCTTTGGAATGTAGTAAAACCGCTCGGGACGACTGTTACATTTGTTAATACTGGAGCCCACCCCGATGATGAACGAAGCGATCTTCTGGCATATCTTTCCCGTGGACTTGGCGTCAAAACAGCAAGCCTGATTGCCAACCGAGGAGAGGGCGGACAAAATGAAATTGGTCCTGAACTGGACAATGGCCTTGGAATCATTCGTTCACGCGAAATGATTGAAGCCGCCAAAATCACTGGCGTTAAAGCCTATCATCTCAGCGAAACCACCTCTGACGAAATTTACGACTTCGGTTTTTCTAAAAGTCCGGACGAAACTCTGGAAAAATGGGGTGAGGAAGTTACATACGAAAGACTCATCCGCTTTATTAGGACGTATCAGCCAGATATCGTCATGCCTTCATTCCTGAACGTGGACACCCAGCATGGACACCACCGCTTAATCAACATTCTTAGCGAAAAAGCGTTCAAGGATGCTGCCGACCCAACAATTTTTCCCAACCAGCTAAAAGAAGGGTTGAATGTATGGCAGGTTAAAAAGTATTACTTGCCAGTTTCAAAGGACGAAGCAACAACTTCAATTGAAATCGGAATGTATGACCCAATTTACCAAATGTCCTACCCTCAGCTTGGCGAAGCATCCCGCTATATGCACAAGAGCCAGGGAATGGGCAATGATATTCCGGTCGCTCCAAGGCAGGCTCACCTGAAACTGACTCAAACTGCTGTTGATACAAACGGCAGCAACGATCTGTTTGCAGGAATTCCTTACAACTTTACGGAATGGGCCAATGTTCTTCCAAAGAACGCAAATGATTTGAAGGTCCAGTTTACAAAGCTTCAGAATGACCTTGATTCAATTATCGATGCTTATCCAAGCAGAGAGGCCGTTTTTACAAAAACACAGAAGGCACTGAAGGATGTTGAAAGACTTCTTGCCAAAACTGAAGAGAAAAACATTGATGAAGCACTGAAAAATGACCTGCTTCACAAGCTTTCCTTGAAATCGGAGCAGCTCCAGGAGGCAAGCTTTGTCGCTTCCAGCCTTGACGTTGAAGCAGTGGCAAAAGAAAACATCCTTACAAAAGGCCAAACAACAACGGTTACTGTGACGCTTACCAACAACGGCAGCCAAACGCTGAAAAATGCAGCGGCCGAGCTGGTTGTTCCTGAAGGCTGGACTGTGTCTGGTGAATCTTCTAACCTTAAGCTTAGTGCTGGTGAATCAGGAACAGTATCCTTTGAGGTAACCGTTCCGGATAACGCGGATTTCTACCATGCATATGTGGATCCTGCCATCCAGGCAAAGGTAAGCTTTGAGGAAAAAGGCGCGAAGACCACCCAGATCAAGCAGCTCGAGGGCACAGTCGCAGTCCTTCCTGATGTCGGCCTGACACTGTCACCTGAGGATATTGTCGTGAACACAGCCAATGTACAAAAAGAAGTTCCTGTTTCTGTAAAGGTAAAGAACTTCCGAAGCGGAGCAGCTACTGCGAACGTTTCCTTGACTGTACCTGAAGGCTGGGGCGTTTCACCTTCAAGCGTAGCAGTTGATTTTTCGAAAAAGCTTGAGGAAAAAGAGGTTAAATTCACACTTATACCGCCTGCAGATATTGAGGATGGCAAGTTCGAGATTGATGCAGCTGCCGAAGTAAACGGCAAAACATTCGACGCAACCGTCCAGGAAATCAACTATGACCATATCGGTACCTTCTATTATCTGTATGGGGCCAAGGTGAACGGCGTGGCATTTGAATTGCTGACTGACCCGAACCTGAAGATTGGCTATATCGACAGCGGCTTTGACATGGTTGCCGATTACCTTGCCAACACCGGCCTTAATATCACAAAACTGACTGAAGCGGACCTTGCTTCCGCAGACTTGAGCCAATACGATACAATCGTAACCGGCATCCGCGCCTACCTGTCTCGTCCTGACCTGCAGGCAAACAATGAACGACTGAAAGAGTATGTCGCAAATGGCGGACACCTTGTTGTCCAGTACCACAAGCCGGGAGACGGCTGGAATAAGGATACAACCGCTCCATATCCATTAACGATCGGAAACCCATCCATCAAATGGAGGGTCACCGATGAGAACGCAGCAGTCAATGTCTTGAAGCCGGAATCGCCGCTGTTCAACTACCCGAATAAAATCGGCGACAGCGACTGGGCCGGCTGGGTTCAAGAACGCGGACTTTACTACCCAATGGCATGGGCGCCTGAATACGAAACATTCGTCAGCATGCAAGATCCAGGCGAAGCACCATTCGACGGCGGCATCCTCATGGCCAAGTACGGTGAAGGAACCTACCTATATACGAACCTCGTCTTCTACCGTCAGATTCAGGGGCAGGTACCTGGGGGGTATAGGATCTTCACCAACCTGATCAGCTACAGCGGCCAAGAGTAA
- a CDS encoding Na+/H+ antiporter NhaC family protein — protein sequence MEHMGWISLIPPIIAVVLAIITKNVIVSLFSGAFIGVLILMGGNPIKATTETIGNYFFPLAADSYNAAIIVLLFFIGGFVALMEKSGGGAALATNTIKFINTKAKAQISAWIGGIIIFFSDLGTPLIVGPVFEKIFDKAKISREKLAWIIDSTSSPVAVLVPFIGWGVYIMGLIQKEYEALNITTSEFTTLVQVIPFQFYAILAVAMVPLIALSKLDFGPMAKAERRVQTTGELYWPESKPLRRAENSEEGIKHQHAILIWLPLLVLLITLFSLLISYGFPFEPIPGNDFRVALSTAYLFAAISIMVLMIVYKVKKFGDIFNIYTTGMQKMVYVAATLILAWSLGKVMKEMGTAEFIVEAMDGNVPAFIIPAVLFLVGVLMSLASGTSWGTFAIMLPIAIPMAIALDAHLLVCIGAVLSGGIFGDHSSPISDTTILSSTGAGSDHIDHVKTQFPYAVLNASIALIGYIVAGITGSALTLILNFALLILAIFILSKVYKKKHGLSEGVGM from the coding sequence ATGGAACACATGGGCTGGATATCTTTAATACCACCTATTATTGCAGTTGTGCTTGCAATTATTACGAAGAATGTAATTGTATCTTTATTCTCAGGAGCTTTTATAGGAGTATTGATTCTGATGGGCGGAAATCCTATTAAAGCAACAACTGAGACAATAGGAAACTACTTTTTCCCGCTAGCGGCAGATAGCTACAATGCAGCAATCATTGTATTGTTATTCTTTATCGGCGGATTTGTAGCGCTTATGGAGAAATCCGGCGGGGGAGCCGCTCTTGCTACGAATACCATCAAATTTATTAATACAAAGGCCAAAGCACAGATTTCAGCCTGGATCGGCGGAATTATCATCTTCTTCTCCGACTTGGGCACACCGCTTATTGTCGGTCCAGTTTTTGAAAAAATCTTCGATAAGGCGAAAATTTCAAGAGAAAAACTTGCCTGGATTATTGATTCAACCTCTTCCCCGGTCGCAGTATTAGTTCCGTTTATTGGCTGGGGCGTATACATTATGGGTCTCATTCAAAAGGAATACGAAGCGCTGAATATTACGACATCTGAATTTACGACTCTAGTTCAGGTCATACCTTTTCAATTTTATGCGATTCTCGCTGTTGCTATGGTTCCGTTAATTGCTCTCTCTAAGCTGGACTTTGGGCCGATGGCAAAAGCTGAGCGAAGGGTCCAAACGACTGGAGAATTGTACTGGCCGGAATCCAAGCCATTAAGGAGAGCGGAGAATAGTGAAGAAGGAATCAAGCACCAGCACGCCATTCTAATTTGGCTGCCGCTGTTAGTATTATTGATTACCCTGTTCAGTTTATTAATTTCATACGGCTTCCCATTTGAGCCAATCCCAGGAAATGATTTCAGGGTTGCCTTAAGTACAGCCTATTTATTCGCCGCCATTTCAATTATGGTCTTAATGATTGTTTACAAAGTAAAAAAATTCGGTGATATTTTCAACATCTATACAACCGGTATGCAAAAAATGGTTTATGTTGCTGCTACACTCATCCTTGCCTGGTCACTCGGAAAAGTTATGAAGGAAATGGGTACTGCTGAATTTATTGTTGAGGCAATGGACGGAAATGTCCCTGCATTCATTATTCCAGCCGTCTTATTCTTAGTAGGAGTTCTTATGTCCCTCGCTTCTGGAACTTCATGGGGAACATTTGCAATCATGCTGCCAATCGCAATTCCGATGGCTATTGCACTGGATGCACATTTATTGGTTTGTATCGGGGCAGTCCTTTCAGGAGGAATATTCGGCGACCACTCTTCACCTATTTCCGATACAACGATTCTATCGTCGACAGGAGCGGGGTCCGATCATATTGACCACGTGAAAACACAATTCCCATATGCAGTTCTTAATGCATCGATTGCCTTAATTGGGTATATCGTTGCAGGGATAACAGGCAGTGCGCTCACATTAATTTTAAACTTCGCCTTGCTAATTTTGGCAATTTTCATCCTATCCAAGGTTTATAAAAAGAAGCATGGACTAAGTGAAGGAGTTGGAATGTAA
- a CDS encoding FIMAH domain-containing protein — MKSNKLIMKLFAVATAIAIIFSASFHTPGLASAETNSVPEELTKKYFGEPEKLLTPLNSTVSIFNGAVGKEDGKNVMFTTTRGTPAKLNVVDLDTNKLLRVIDLTNSENTWAHEVTVDGDLYIATSGGGAKLWKYSPVTKQASVVATFAGQSDPFSITSDPDGNVYVGTYPSGKVFQYNPDTNKVTDFGQMNPEYTQEHIRSLAYIDGNIYAGTGHSKIVKYTIATGEKQDIAASLGEPGHVYDMDKVDNRYLFIRYELSSNGYIYDTVTEEWLDVVIPKVRGLHVEEESLNGNVYYMDLGSNALKYINLETLEIHDSGMKYGSGFRGVDWVEFDDPALPGKSLVTVNFSGSIYIFNIETNKVIERPSVVRGTAATMARVETGPDGNLYMSGVQTSRGAIYDPNDGSTRSFALGQGDSMATLGDKVLVGVYPEGKIVEYDTTKEPSAANPRDLFVLGENQNRIIDIHAADGKAFIGSVPFYGELGGALTIYDPAVEGEKYKVYRNVVQDHSIVSLTYKDGLVYGSTTINGGLGIDPAAQEAKVFVWDVENEQKVKETTVEIPGLNNPHTIGELSFGPDGLLWGAADNMIFALNPETLEVVKSKKIYPDGVLFYSPWQPIDLKWSNGMLFANFDENLTMIHPETLVSKLVTNSAHHFTFGEDGNIYYILGSNRTYLNKIEVTSFEGIRSLIGNYKDSSKLGHPLAVQLTNALNQTEDHLLKGNKEQAIKHLENFVKHLNNPDMAQYISDTAKNVFNTKAEKMISILSSEGEMPTEALPVVNPSFEEPVANGQIPGWRSMFGVSDSTYYEISDGQSLSGSHSLKIVDKVRNGSVALMSDEIPIQPGQEYTMSANVFVEEGEGSILLRYFDENDRQVSEHPYHFKVMLGQWEEVQAKGIAPENAKYARVIAYTTSFQIGTVYYDDISLEKKMQ; from the coding sequence AACAAATTAATAATGAAATTGTTTGCTGTAGCTACTGCCATTGCCATCATATTTTCTGCTTCGTTTCATACTCCAGGACTTGCTTCTGCAGAAACCAACAGCGTTCCGGAAGAACTGACCAAAAAGTACTTTGGTGAACCTGAAAAACTGTTAACTCCGCTCAATTCAACCGTAAGTATTTTTAATGGGGCCGTCGGGAAGGAAGATGGCAAAAACGTCATGTTTACGACGACGAGAGGAACCCCAGCCAAGCTGAATGTGGTTGATTTAGATACGAACAAGCTATTAAGAGTAATAGACTTAACGAATTCTGAAAATACTTGGGCTCATGAGGTAACGGTTGATGGCGATTTGTATATCGCTACAAGCGGTGGAGGAGCAAAGCTTTGGAAATACTCCCCTGTTACGAAGCAAGCATCTGTCGTAGCGACTTTTGCTGGGCAATCAGATCCGTTTTCAATTACTTCGGATCCGGATGGAAACGTATATGTCGGAACATACCCAAGCGGGAAAGTATTTCAATATAATCCCGACACGAATAAGGTAACAGATTTCGGCCAGATGAATCCCGAATATACGCAGGAGCATATCCGCTCATTGGCTTATATTGACGGAAATATTTATGCAGGAACTGGCCACAGCAAAATCGTGAAATACACTATCGCCACCGGTGAGAAACAGGATATTGCAGCTTCTTTAGGTGAACCAGGACATGTGTACGATATGGATAAAGTAGACAACCGATACCTGTTTATCCGCTATGAGCTTTCTTCGAACGGATATATCTATGACACTGTGACGGAAGAATGGCTTGATGTTGTCATTCCAAAGGTGAGAGGACTTCATGTAGAGGAAGAATCACTGAATGGAAATGTCTATTATATGGATTTAGGGAGCAATGCACTTAAATATATTAATCTGGAAACGTTAGAGATTCATGATAGCGGTATGAAATACGGCAGTGGTTTTAGAGGGGTGGATTGGGTTGAATTTGATGATCCAGCTCTTCCTGGAAAGAGTCTGGTAACAGTGAATTTCAGCGGATCCATTTATATTTTTAACATTGAAACAAACAAGGTGATTGAACGGCCATCTGTTGTAAGAGGTACAGCTGCGACAATGGCGAGAGTTGAAACGGGTCCTGATGGTAACTTATACATGAGTGGAGTCCAAACATCGAGAGGAGCTATTTACGATCCAAATGATGGTTCTACAAGATCATTTGCCCTGGGCCAGGGGGATAGTATGGCAACACTTGGCGACAAAGTACTTGTAGGGGTTTATCCTGAAGGGAAAATTGTTGAGTATGATACAACGAAGGAACCATCTGCAGCGAACCCGCGCGATTTGTTTGTATTAGGTGAAAACCAAAACAGAATCATTGATATCCATGCGGCTGATGGTAAAGCGTTCATCGGCAGTGTACCGTTCTATGGAGAACTTGGCGGTGCCCTGACCATTTATGACCCGGCAGTTGAAGGGGAAAAGTACAAAGTTTACCGGAATGTAGTGCAGGATCATAGTATTGTGAGTCTCACTTATAAAGATGGTCTTGTCTACGGATCTACAACGATAAACGGCGGCCTTGGTATTGACCCTGCCGCACAAGAGGCTAAAGTTTTCGTTTGGGACGTTGAAAACGAACAAAAAGTTAAGGAGACGACTGTTGAAATTCCAGGCCTTAACAATCCGCATACCATCGGCGAACTGTCCTTTGGTCCTGACGGATTATTATGGGGCGCGGCAGACAACATGATTTTTGCGTTGAATCCTGAAACATTAGAGGTTGTAAAAAGCAAAAAGATTTATCCGGATGGGGTGCTATTTTATAGCCCTTGGCAGCCAATTGATTTAAAGTGGTCAAACGGAATGCTATTTGCAAATTTTGATGAGAATTTAACGATGATTCATCCTGAAACTTTAGTAAGTAAGCTTGTTACAAATTCGGCCCACCACTTCACCTTTGGCGAGGACGGAAATATTTATTATATTTTAGGTTCCAACCGAACATACTTGAACAAAATTGAGGTTACGAGTTTTGAAGGAATTCGCTCGCTGATTGGCAACTATAAGGATTCCAGTAAGTTAGGCCATCCTCTTGCAGTTCAGCTGACAAATGCGTTAAACCAAACGGAAGATCATTTACTTAAGGGCAATAAAGAACAGGCAATTAAACATTTGGAGAATTTCGTGAAGCATTTAAACAATCCAGATATGGCGCAGTATATTTCCGATACTGCCAAGAACGTGTTTAATACGAAAGCCGAAAAAATGATCAGCATTTTATCATCTGAAGGCGAAATGCCAACGGAAGCTTTGCCTGTCGTAAACCCAAGCTTTGAGGAGCCTGTTGCCAATGGGCAAATACCTGGATGGCGTTCCATGTTTGGAGTTTCAGACAGCACCTATTATGAAATATCGGATGGACAAAGCCTAAGCGGCAGCCACAGCTTGAAAATTGTTGATAAAGTACGAAATGGCTCAGTTGCGCTAATGAGTGATGAAATTCCAATTCAGCCAGGCCAGGAATATACGATGTCGGCAAATGTGTTTGTAGAGGAAGGCGAAGGCAGTATATTGCTCCGTTATTTTGATGAGAACGATCGTCAGGTCTCAGAGCATCCATATCATTTCAAGGTCATGCTGGGACAATGGGAAGAGGTCCAAGCTAAGGGTATTGCTCCTGAAAATGCAAAATATGCGAGAGTAATAGCGTATACGACAAGCTTTCAAATTGGCACGGTTTACTATGATGATATTAGTTTAGAGAAAAAGATGCAGTAG
- a CDS encoding sugar ABC transporter substrate-binding protein, with the protein MKKKLKLFLTSLIAMGTILAACSNEEGSAPADDGKVKGDITVWVHPYTENAKVEEEMWGKMVANFNKEFPDVDVKIETLPWANRDQKILTALAANNGPDVFYAIPDQMPQYAEAGMLLELNPYIKDSDLEGFVDSALVSTTWKDKLYGLPILQSSVTFIYNQDIIKAIGEDPNKLPKTWDEFEAWAKKAKDAGFYAMNYPGGGSLNLTIYPWIWQAGGDVLTRNGEIKINSAESVEAFEFINNMYKNGYIPKDSITANEHTTEWYGGEMLAVLGSGIDVTSLIKEGEFDFVIGPPLQNKEQLTYGTTGMFVVPSNSDNPDAAAEFLKSITSTDNQRIFGEVTQYIPSREDAKDIFADNPHMAQLASYTEFVLPGVIHPSGRTIMPHIQAQVQAMMAGDVTPKEAADAASKAIKAELDKQ; encoded by the coding sequence ATGAAAAAGAAATTAAAATTGTTTTTAACATCTCTTATAGCAATGGGTACGATTCTTGCTGCTTGTTCTAATGAAGAAGGATCAGCACCAGCTGATGATGGGAAAGTTAAAGGTGACATAACAGTTTGGGTGCATCCTTATACAGAGAATGCAAAGGTTGAAGAAGAAATGTGGGGAAAAATGGTCGCGAACTTCAACAAGGAATTTCCTGATGTTGACGTTAAGATTGAAACACTTCCCTGGGCTAACCGGGACCAAAAAATATTAACGGCTTTGGCTGCAAACAATGGACCGGATGTATTCTATGCAATTCCTGACCAAATGCCGCAATATGCAGAAGCAGGAATGCTTTTAGAGCTAAATCCTTACATAAAAGATTCTGATTTAGAAGGATTTGTAGATTCAGCATTGGTTTCAACAACTTGGAAGGATAAATTATATGGCCTTCCAATTTTACAGTCATCCGTTACATTCATCTACAATCAAGACATCATTAAAGCAATTGGAGAGGACCCTAACAAACTTCCTAAAACCTGGGACGAATTTGAAGCTTGGGCTAAAAAAGCGAAAGATGCGGGATTCTATGCTATGAACTATCCTGGCGGCGGTTCCTTGAACTTAACAATTTACCCATGGATTTGGCAAGCTGGCGGAGATGTACTAACTCGGAACGGCGAAATTAAAATCAATAGCGCTGAAAGCGTTGAAGCGTTTGAATTCATTAATAATATGTATAAAAACGGATACATCCCTAAAGATTCAATTACTGCAAACGAGCATACTACGGAGTGGTACGGTGGAGAAATGTTAGCTGTTCTAGGTTCAGGTATCGATGTAACGAGCCTTATAAAGGAAGGTGAATTTGATTTTGTCATTGGACCGCCTTTACAAAATAAAGAGCAACTAACGTATGGTACAACAGGAATGTTTGTTGTTCCTTCTAACAGCGATAATCCAGATGCAGCTGCTGAGTTCCTAAAATCGATAACAAGTACTGACAACCAAAGGATCTTTGGTGAAGTGACACAATATATCCCATCTAGGGAAGATGCGAAAGATATCTTTGCTGATAATCCGCACATGGCTCAATTGGCTTCTTACACCGAATTTGTATTACCTGGTGTTATTCATCCGTCAGGACGTACCATTATGCCTCATATCCAAGCTCAAGTTCAAGCAATGATGGCAGGGGACGTAACTCCTAAGGAAGCAGCTGATGCAGCATCGAAAGCAATTAAAGCCGAACTTGATAAACAGTAA
- the argH gene encoding argininosuccinate lyase yields the protein MKLWGGRFTKRADQIMEEFNTSLPVDHRLYHQDITGSIAHVKMLVKCELLSESEGVLLKDGLQSILKDIESGVLKVEGNYEDIHSFVEMNLTERIGDTGKKLHTARSRNDQVAVDMRLYAKQKAGEVMAALQQLIDSLKNKAADNNVIMPGYTHLQRAQVVTFSHHLGAYAQMFIRDKKRIGNAIEILDENPLGCGALAGTTHNIDRQITTEILGFSKPVDNFLDGVSDRDYLLELMSDFSITMMHLSRLSEELILWSSQEFRFIEMDDAYSTGSSIMPQKKNPDAAELIRGKTGRVYGSLFSLLTTLKGLPLTYNKDMQEDKEQFFDALDTVMDCLEIMSKMIDTLQVKEGNMRAAIKAGFLNATEVADYLVGKGTAFRDAHEIVGKIIIYCEQHKKSIEDLTLDELAIFSSSISDDIYEYIDYENILNKGNKKLLKQVTQ from the coding sequence ATGAAATTATGGGGCGGGCGCTTTACAAAGCGGGCAGATCAAATTATGGAAGAGTTCAACACATCTCTTCCTGTTGATCACAGACTTTACCATCAAGATATAACAGGAAGCATTGCTCATGTAAAAATGCTTGTAAAATGTGAATTGCTATCAGAGTCAGAAGGCGTTCTGCTTAAAGATGGCCTTCAATCTATTTTAAAAGATATAGAGTCCGGAGTTCTAAAAGTAGAAGGCAATTATGAAGACATTCACTCTTTCGTAGAAATGAACCTGACAGAAAGAATCGGCGACACAGGCAAAAAGCTGCATACGGCCAGAAGCAGAAATGACCAGGTAGCTGTCGACATGAGGCTTTATGCCAAACAAAAGGCCGGGGAAGTGATGGCTGCCCTTCAGCAGCTGATCGATTCTTTAAAAAACAAAGCAGCTGATAATAATGTCATCATGCCTGGATATACTCATTTGCAGCGTGCCCAGGTTGTCACATTCAGCCATCACCTTGGCGCTTATGCCCAAATGTTTATCCGGGATAAGAAAAGAATCGGCAACGCGATTGAAATTTTGGATGAAAACCCACTGGGATGTGGCGCGCTGGCGGGAACTACACATAACATAGACCGTCAAATTACTACTGAAATTTTAGGGTTTTCCAAGCCTGTTGATAATTTCCTGGACGGAGTCAGCGACCGTGATTATTTGCTGGAACTGATGTCCGATTTTTCCATCACGATGATGCACTTAAGCAGATTAAGTGAAGAGCTGATTCTCTGGAGCAGCCAGGAATTCCGATTCATTGAGATGGATGATGCGTACTCTACAGGCAGCAGTATTATGCCGCAGAAGAAAAATCCTGATGCTGCGGAATTGATTCGAGGAAAAACAGGAAGAGTCTACGGCTCACTTTTCTCCTTATTGACAACCCTAAAGGGCTTACCGCTCACATACAACAAAGATATGCAGGAAGATAAAGAACAATTTTTCGATGCCCTTGATACCGTAATGGACTGTCTGGAAATTATGTCGAAAATGATTGATACTCTTCAGGTCAAGGAAGGTAACATGAGAGCGGCCATTAAAGCAGGCTTCCTGAACGCTACTGAGGTTGCAGACTATTTGGTGGGGAAAGGGACTGCCTTTAGGGATGCCCACGAAATCGTCGGAAAAATTATCATCTATTGTGAGCAGCATAAGAAAAGCATTGAAGATCTAACCTTGGATGAACTAGCCATCTTCAGCAGCAGCATCTCAGATGATATTTACGAATACATCGATTATGAAAATATACTAAACAAAGGGAATAAGAAACTCTTGAAGCAAGTTACACAATAA